The sequence below is a genomic window from Coffea arabica cultivar ET-39 chromosome 4c, Coffea Arabica ET-39 HiFi, whole genome shotgun sequence.
TATGACGTAATTACACATCACATCATGGATGACTTGAGAGCACTCAGACACAATTGGTGCCACGTAATTCTAGTACATGGAGCAAATCTCTAATGCACGGCATCTTTGCATTTAGTCCATGCTAAAGTATATCTAACAAATTTTCTCGAAATATATTTAATGAGtgcttgagttttttttttttaaggagtaTTAatatcattttcctttttctcttgtctTGTAGCGTTCAAGAGAAAAAAGCAAAAACCAATGATGTGTACATCAAGTTAAAGTTTGATCTATAttttacatgaaattttgtgaaaaaatgtACTTGGATGCCTGTTTTTGCTTGGAACATTCAAATAATACTTGAAAAttacataaaaatataaaaattatccACATATTAATATCTTTTTTCTCCTATCAACCACCACCCTCCCCTTCTCTCACCACCCATCTCCGTCCTCTCTAGACCAGATCAGGAGGGAAGAGAGGAGGCGGGGGTGGACTTAGAGGGATATAGATGTAAGCTTTAGTAGCATccgtaaaaatattttaaataaactcTTAAACCACAACATAAAGATATTATCAGAATGCATTTGCATTTTAAATTTATAAGTTTAATGGTTAGAGAAGAGTTCTTAAAGCTTTCTCGCTGTCAGAATTAGaaatcgaaatcgaatttcATATGCGACAACTGAGGGAAAATAAAAAGTTTCACAAGAACacccataaaaaaaaatctacccTTAACTATAGAAATATTTTGCTTAAACAGACCTTGCCTTCTCGGAGGACTATAGAAATCAACCTTCAACCACCTCCCATTCGACAAAATCATTGCACCAAGACAAATCCCAAGATCGCGGGACGAAAGAAGAATGTGTGTTTCCCTTTTATACTTCTGATGATGATATAACCACAAAGTCTAAGATATCATCAGGACATCAAATCAACGTCTTCCACGTTAATCTCATCAAAAGCGGAATTAACTGAAAAACTCTTACATACGCAAAGTGAATCAAATGTCAAAATGAAACCTGGTTAGTCCAGTTCACTACTTTTAGGGAGTAATTTGACCATATTTACATGAATCACGCCATTGTGGCACCGTAATTCTTGAATTTTAGCATGCATTAAGTTTGGCAAAAGTTCTAAACAAGTAAATTTCCAGCAAATGGTAGATTTTACCGTTTGGCAGATCCAAATGATGCTCTAAGCATAATGTTATGGTCCATATGAGTGTAAAGCAAAAAGAATGCAATAGCTTATATTCTCTATTAAAAATGCCTGcctttaaaggaaaaaaaaaacttcagagCCTGAAAAGCTGTTTCGTTATGCTACTTTaccaataatattttatatcatGATGATTTCACCAAATTGGGATACCAGCACATAAACATTCAAGCACAAttgtaaacacatttttcagttTCACACAATAGACATACAACTGTGTTCATGTGGGTATTAAACACAATTATGTCTTCCTCAATATGTCACCAAATGTAGAGCTAAAATTTGTTACATTCAGAGAATATTGAAAAAGTACTATCAATTGCCAAATAGGACAAGCAGAAAGAAGttatatatatgaattaaatGCACTATAATACAGTCATATTTAGACTCTCACAATCATCTTTCACACTCTACTTGTCATCACTCTTAACGGGGATAGTAGATTAAAGGGAAAAGGCAAAAGATAAAGAACCTACATAGTAGTACAAGTTAAATAATTGTAGACTAATTAATAATAATACTCAAGCTTGATGCAGCATTAAATCCTAATTAAGACACTGAATACAAAGTaattaaagttgtagttttCATTTAAACTTAGTTTAGACTAAAGGGTTTGTTGTAGGAGTTCCATAACCATTCATCAAACCAGGCCATGATGATCCCACTCCATTATAGTAACCATAAGAGTCCTTTCCACCATGATCAGAACAGCCCTGCTGATCATGCCATTCCAGAGATAAAAGCTTAGCATTTGGCTTCACATCCATGGCATTTTGATCCTCATGAGCCTCATAGGGAAGCATCAGGGTTCccggagtgttcccatcaatgGACATATTCCCAAATGGAGCAGTACAAAAGTTGTGAAAATTTGGAGCTGAAATCATCCCTGCTGGACTACTCATTTCACAACCTAAAATACCCATATCCCCATTTCCCATGAAATCATAGTTTCTTGAAGAATTACCAACCAAAGCTTCATATTTGTTCTCCATGAAGTCAATTGGTGTAGGGTTTTCAAGCATGAGATTGTACTTATTCTCCATGAAACCATTAGCATTCCCCAAAATATTACTTAGGTGTTGGAATTGCATTTGATCGGGGAAAGCAAGGTGAAGATCAGTTGGATTCATGGTTGGTGATGTTGCTGATGATGACGATGATGATCCAAAGTTTTGTGGGTTGGAACCTGATTGCTGATGAAGATGCTGATCATTAGATTTCTTGGAAGAAACCTTTTTATTCTTTCTGCAACCACCACCAACAGGAATGTTCCGCAGTGTTCCTCCTTTAGTCCAGTACCTTCTGCAGGTCTTGCAGAAGTACCTTGGCTGAGAGAGGCTATAGTTGTTGTAGTAACAGAATTTGGTGTGTGTTGAATCACACCTTGGGCAGTTGAGAGCTTGATCATGTTGGGGCCTCAGTCTCCTTTCTATCAATGGTCTTGAGCATGTGAGCATGTCCCCAGATGGTGAAGAAGAATCCATTCCTGTCTCCTCGTGAATTGTGCCCTGACAAGAAAAAACCGAGTAAAAGTAGTGGAAACCTGTCAGAATTGATCAGAACTCATATCACAATAATTCCGGCAAAACTCTTAGCTATAGCAGCAGCAGTAGCAAGAAGCATGATTACCGCCTTGCCTGTTTTTCACACGTTGAGAAAGCCAGCATTGGTTAACAAATAACCCAAAGCAGAAAAGTGTAGAATGTGGATCAACTTTCTGTACTAAAGCAGAAGAGCCGCaccttgttttcttgtttcaaAACATAATCTGCTATTATGATAAAGAAATGCAAAGGATCTTCATGTTTATAATTTGCTATTGTTGAAGgttcttttttcaattttctgatGTATATAGTTCACAAAACGTCCTTTTTGCTTTGAGTTGTGGCTGCTTGATAAGAAATCTTTTGATATACATAATAGTCATAGCCACCTTTGTACAACATTGACAAGAATGACTGCTATTATGATCTAGTACAGAATTGCAAACTAGATTGTCGACTATAAGGTCCTAGTGTCTCCATTGGTCTTCAAGCAACCTAGTTTTTACACCAAATTTGCTGGGACATCACTTCTTTAGGACACTACTACAAACTTCTCTCAAGGCATTAATGTAAACTTCACATTTTAGCAAAGAAAGTGTAcatttttccattcttgttaATTATACCTACCTAAGCCTCCTACAACTCTtagcaacccaaaaaaaaaaagtttaaaaaaaaaaaaaaagaacaacacCTTTTTTGCATGATCCAAAACTTGAGGTGGTGATgcattatagccaaaatgaaccacaagaaaaatgaattgGAGGTAAAGTCACATGGCTTtctaacacacacacacaaaaatatAGAGGAGTtatattgtatatatgtgtttacCTGTAACCAGTCAGATGAATCCATGCAGACTTGAAGAGAAGTAAGACCCATGAATTGGAGCAAAATGAAGTACAGTACActattttgcaagcttccaagAGAGTTTGTGCTGCCAAATGCCAAATGCTGGCTAAACCTTTCAAATAAACACCATTTTTGTTCCCTTTCTCACTCAAGACACTTTGAACTCTTTCAAGTGCTCTAGTCTACTACTATTTTGAAGAGAAATAGCTTGGTTGTGCAAGTGAGAATGAGAAGGATTGATTTAGCTTGTGGGTTGGCACTTGGCAGTGGATGAGATGGGGGGGTTGGCAGTGATTGtgaataagaaggaagaaaaaggcaCTGGTGGTGGGGTTAAGGGAAGAGGGTTGCGGTTGGAGGTGGGGCAGAAAAACCTGTGCAATCAGGTCATTGTGATACAAAATCTGGATTTTGTTCACATATATAATGGGTTTTGATTTTTCattattgtaaaaaaaattcttgtatTATTACTTAAATATGTTATCCAATAATTGTTCAGGTACACATGTCATAGTagataataaaaaatgaaattcagcTAATTTTTGTTCCAAAGGCACCAAATAAATGGTAATTAGacaatatattttctttttacacAGATGAGTTTAAATTTATGTTACATATGCTATCTATATTCGTAAATTTCATAAGTTCGTAATTGTTAAGAGTCTAAAGTTGTTCAATGCAGTATATGataagtttgtttggattgtgaattattagagatatttttactgtagcactttttgtgatgtgatgtatgtgagataaaaaggtaattgggaagataaaaatgtgtgttggaaattgtaatgatgatgcaagcaaatatattttggcaaataaacaacaatccaaacaaatccaaAGTCAGAAATGACTTGGTTGTTGATACAAAAACTAATTACCACGAAAATTAAAGGTTGGTTGTACTTCTAAACGGAAAATATTCACAACACTAGTATGGTATAAGTAATGAAATTCTTGTTTTATCTATTATGAGCCTGTTTTTTCATTAGATTTtcattgtgaaaaaaaaaatttctacccTTACCCGACAATGGTTATGAGGACAACAAAATTATTTCCGAAGAGCTTAGGTAATATTTAAATCATTTAAGCACTTTCTAGGAATATTGGATCCATAATACTTAGATGGTCATAATGGATCAATATTTTGAGCTTAAAATGTCACTAGGTGAACCATTTTATAGCAATAGCATGGAATTGAAACAATTGatgttatttcaaaaaaaaaacactaacatttttattcaaaattaaaagatattGACGATTTAATTAGTCATCAGAAGTTATAAAAATCAACTTTTAATAAATTCCCTATTAATTTCTTAATTGTGGAAGATGGAATCATGGAAACAGCTCCTAAGCTTACTAATCTTGCTGCTATAAGCGTCGGTGACAACTTATGTGGGTCCCGACAATGTCTATATAATGTCCCAGCCTTGCGCGGACCCACAAAACATCAACTTGCAAAGACGAAAATTTTGGACGGCTGAGGTTTGATTTTTTTCATTCAGTTGAGCGATTTTTAGCCGTCAGatttaaagaagaagaaaaattttctattattttcttTCTAACGTCAGAAATCGCGGCGTCGTATTCAGCAGTCTATGTCTGAACTCTGACGTGACGACTGAGAATATTTGGGTCCtcgaaaaaagaaagagaacaaacAACGTAGCTAAAAAACCGAAAGAGCACTCTATCGAATTGTGGACCCCATTTTTTTGAACTGAAAGAACAAGAACGACATATGGACCCCCTTCTCACTTCTCCTCCTACAAGCAAAGGATAAATTCTCCCCTCTCACGTGTCTCATTCTCCGTTGACCACGTGCCTTCTTTCTTTAGGGctatttttaattttgatttgattggACTAATAATTTATCTGTCTTCGTGGCTAGTATCGGCCCTCTTTGACAGATAAGTTTTTTGCTAAATTTTCTCTTATaaagtttttaacaattttatttacacagtaattttagaaaaatctccaaaagtttTGTTATACACATTTTAGTATTTTACAATACCCAAAAACACACAAATTCCTTTTTtctattcttcttctttcctCCTCCCACCTCAACCCACCACCACTAGAGCTGCTAGCTAGCATTGATCGGCAACTCCGCCAGCGACCATTTTTTTGGTTGGCAACCAGCAACTCTGGTCTAGgagtttatttaaaatattatttgaaataattattataggttttttttgttatttaatgtatgtgagatataaaaggtgattggaaagagaaaatgtttattcaaaaatgagtttGTGATAGAAGTAAATAATTATTATGTAAATAATGCATATTCGTAATTTTTTGTGATGTATGTATTTGTAATGACAAATTGTATAAGTATGTTTAGATGtgagattatttgaaatctttttttttttttttgaaatgataCTATAGTACGTTCTATATGcgagataaaaaagtaattaaagagataaaattacaattaaaaaatatattgataacgtaatttaaaaatatattttacaaATAATAGCTTATCCAAAAAAATTACCTATTGGCTCAATTAGTAAGTTAGAACAATTTTTTCTAGGATGACAAATATAAGCTGTGCTTGACAAAGATTGAGTGAAGGATAAATTTCTCAtttcagagaaaaaaaaaagatttacttAGAGACGTACTAAAATGCACGTTGTGGGATCAAAACCAGGCATACATAAATACCATcttctatcttttctttttcctcttttactCTCTACTATTTTGGTTTAGATTTAGCTTTACTTTTTTGGTACAAGGTCGAGGTAGAGGGGAGGTAGAATGGGAATACTTACCCTTCTTTTGCCGACTAATTCGGGAATACTACTGTCCCATGATACATAATAGTATATTAGTATATAAAGATACCTTAAAAAATGCATATAAAGATACCTATAGGGTGTTCTTTAGGATATTTTCAAATGCTTTTTTCGCATTCTACTGTCTTTTCTATAAGTTAATGATTTTTCAGTATATGCAACTTTTTACATAATCAAGCCAAATATAAAAGATTAGTGGTtgaaatgaaattcaaaaagtgggCACATGGATGGCACCAAAATAAAGagtggaaaaagaaaatggatcgCAAAAGTTCTACAGAAAAAAAATCCTCATTTGTGGTATAGCAAAAGAGTAATGCTTGCTAAACTTTAAAAAAGCAACAAACAAGATTAAGTTCATGATACACCATTCTTCAGATATACCCATAGAAAGTTAGTGTATTCATAATTAGTTCCCGAGTACATTTCTACTTTGAATTGAATACTGCTTAAGATTAGCAATGGAACAAAATCACAATGCCCTCAAGTCGCAATAATTAAATATCTACAAATTTGAAAAACAGCACTATTAATATTTGACGGCTAAACAATCTTTCAAACAAAATGTATTTGTCTTTCATCCTAGGTTTTGTATAATTGATGACTAATCATATAAAGGAAATTTTGCTGATATCTAAATGATTTGACTTCTCTTTAAATGTTATTATTATTGAAGGTTAAAATTTTAAGAATTAGAGGTTCTGCATTGAAATCGCCCTTCTCCctccttatttttttaaatcccAGTCTTCctctacttaaaaaaaaatattattaattattagAATAATCATTGGTTTTCATCTAATTAACATGAAGATCTCAACTAAAATTCATATAAGTTGAAAGTATGTACTTTAGTTTTTGCATCATAGGTCCCTAGCTAAAAAGTTTCTAACATGTAttagaaaaatataatataGCTAAGGTTAATCTTATCTCTACTAAAAAGTGTGCGCCTATATGGTTTCAACTCAAAGTACTTGCTCTATATCTATAGACACTCTTCCCTGTCAAGCTGCTTGTAGTCATCAAATCATTATGCTTCTTACTCCAATCAACAATTACTGagcagaaaagaagagaaaaattcaATCAACAATGATCATTGCATTGTTATGTTGGCCCCATTAATCATAGGATACTCATTCTCGTTGCATTTACTGTTCATTAAGCAGGAGATGTTGGAATTAAACCCAACCGATTAATCTTAGTATTGTTCTTCATCTGCTTTTATGGCCAATTTTTGTTACTCCCCCCTTTGTTTCTTGGGAAATTATTGGTACGTACGGACATTTTACCTATAGACAACCAAGAAATCATCTTGATTATGAATATAAATTTCATACATTGCATAATATTTTGTAACCTAAACATGTACAAAAGAAATGTTTAGGGAAACCTAAACAGAAATGATATCAATTAAACATATATAACATACTTCATGTTTTAAGGAAGACCATCTGGTCACAGTTTCGGACAAATTTTAGAAGGTCTAAAGTTATATAGACAAATCTGTACCATAGAAGGCAGACTACTGAATTCCAAGTTGTCTTGTTTGATATGATCCTTTATAAAAATGGTTCTTATTCCTTACTTTGCAGGAAAGGCTGAAGCAGAATATTTTGGAAATGTGTGTCAAACATATGGAGTCATAACCTCTATTCGCCCACTAGGTTGCTGAGGTGAGGGGGAAAGGGGGTTGAAGTCTCTAATTTCTACATATTTGACAACTATATATTCtactattcattattttgtcgTAAAGAAATTTATACTAATCCGTAGGGCTAGAACTTAGTTTACAAATTAATGCAATGAGATAGGGAAATTATATTTAGCACTCCTGAAAAAAACCTCTTCTTTCTGTTACATTGGACGAAGTTTGAGGAGTGTTTGAGATTTTTGAGAAACGTTAATATCATTTTTTATAAGACGCGTGAATAGTTTTCAGTCTATTTGTTTTAAGTTaggtttaaaattaaaattcgaaCAAAGATTAGAATTACAGTGGTCTGCAGAAGTCAGCATCGAGGAGGAAACTTGTAACCTTTATATTATTCTGCTTGAAAAAGGACTTCTAATTTTCTTGGACCAACTAAATCCTAATGAAGAAGCAAGACATATATATCCATAGACAATCTTGATCTTGAAGCTACACGAATCCGAATGCTACTTTTGATCATCAatccctttctcttttttttttttttttttttgcattaaaaTAACTAGACAATCAAAAGTTGATTTTACAAAACTTTAAAACAAGAATTGCATTATGCTTCCTTTCTTCTCATGCAAGTCTGTCGTTCCACTCTAGGGCATTAGGcaacaaaaaaataaagtattacTATATGACTGTAAACTTCGGTACTTCATGTCTGTATTCAAATTTGAAGTTGTATTGGCTCTACCAGTCTCAAATATGGATGATGCCCAAAGAATTAGAATCTCGAATATGGatgtctaaaaaataaaaaaaaaggttaaactTGAGGAATTTATGTATATGTttagttttaaaagaaaaagagaagaactTGGAGAATTTACCCTATTAAGTTGTGGTCCTATTTCATGAATCATGAGCATGCATGGTCCATTGAGCATACCTCGTAGTTCGTGCAGTCAAAGTGATTCTTCCTCTACGGCTAACCTACTCTCATGCTCTTGCTCTGCAAAATTCATCCTGCCCCAGTCCTCCTAATGTCCTAAACCAATAAAATTCCTAGGATTCCGGCTACCCACCGATCTGATGGATTGTGGAGAATTTTGATCAAGTACAACGATACAGCCACAGCCAATCTGTTAAAATGACACAATTATTGCTCTTCGAGTCTAAATTGCATTTGAACTTTCTAATCATTTTATACCTCTCTTTAGGACTCTAGCTCTGTACGTTACAGAATTTGAATATTGTATCTGAcagtgaaaaatatttttagtgCCTTCTCCTGATCACGAAACTGACCCCAGTGATTACATTGCATTTGAATTTGAGAAAGGATAAATTTAGTATTTCATCACATACTGCTGTGGAAACAGAATTTAGAACGTGACATCAGTGGTAGGGAAGGTTCGAGTTCCACTCTGTATGTTTCCTCACCTCACTCTAGTTTTTCCTTGACGAATTATCTCCAATTGTGTAGAGAGGCAAGGTAAGAAATAAACTAAATCAttgtaaatttttcaaaatattgctAAACTCTAATACAAAATATTAAGTTTCGCCTAGACTTACAATCAAACGCATAGTTTGGCAGCTTAGATTTGAtgggaaaagtaaaaaaataaaaaaataaaaagagagaagatAAGTCTTCTTATGTTTGGGAGTTGTGGAgtgataggaaaaaaaaaaggaaaataagacGGTTTAGAAAGGATCACTTTGACAGTTAGATTTAAAAATTTGGgcggaaaacaaaagaaagttgaaggaagctttataaaatcttTTAAAATACCACCCTAAGTGTCTattaaacaaatttttattgaCATGTATATCCAATGTCATTCCAATTCTTTTCTAAACTCTAACAACCAAATTACTATAACATTATAAACTTTGGAACATATTTTGCTTGTTTCGTAGATTAAGAGCATTAATCGATAAAATTGTCACAAGTGTACTGATTAGTTAGCTTAGGCGCCAACTTATGACGAAAAATTATTTGATGGTCAAAACTTAACCCGACTAATAGTTCATTGACCACTGAAGTTTTTTGCcctaaattttatattaatttgatttctgtaaaaaaaggaaaaatttggaTAAAATTAATGCATTTTAATTATTCCTAAATTGCACACACATTAGGTGTGCCCTTAATAGTAATTCATTTCTTGTTCGTTTAATTGTGTATGCAATTTTTTAGAAACTCACAGCATTTAAAAGTCATTTCTGAAATTGAAAACCATGTATACATTGCATAATTAACTTGTGGGGCCACAAACTCTGCCGTCAAGCACAGCGAATCCATCCATGCGCATGCGCGAGCTAGAGCGTCAGCGGCGACTGCGGGCTGCGGGCGCAAACACGCTGCAGCAAGCCAAGCGGGGAACAGAAACTCGGCAGCAAATAGCAATGGGGTATGAAATGTTGTTCTCTAGTGCTGAATGATCAAAGAAAGGGACAGCGGTCAAAGTCTTTCTTTGTCTGCAAATTAGACAAATCTAAGGGGCGGTGGACAAGATCTCTTATTAGTCAGCTATACAAccaattttaatttattttaaattggtTTCTTTGCTTTGCAGTATTAGTTCACTAAAATGAGTGGTTTGTTTGTTAACTCGCTATGTGAACATGCCTTTTTCATGGGTATATTTCAATCAATTACATTCATGCATGTGTTCAAGCCGACCATTCGTGCTCTACTATCTTGTGATTGTCCCTTTTGGATCAATATCATACTAATTGTCGCCCaattggataggagattattttaAAACGTTTATCCGAAATAATACTGTAATGCTGTGTATGATGTAATGTTcgtaaaataaaaaagtgattgaaaattatatttatgaagcaaatagaacaaaatttaattctttttttttttttttgcaaaccTTGATAACCAAAGAGACCGCtttgaatttggaattttgaGTTCAATGGCACTAGCACTTGTCACTTGTGTCCAATTGTCACCCAATCCAAGGCTACGTGCTCGAAGAATTTGCAGATTGTGAAAGTATTGAGCTCGTTTGGTTTAAGAGAAGGTGAGTGATATCAGGATAAATTGTTCTTCAATTACTTGTACTAGGATTCTATTAtggattaatcttccaattagaCAATGTATACAATAGTAGGAGTAGGCATGGCCACGGTCGACGGTTCTGGTTCTTCAAAGAGGTAGAACCAGAACTATATAGTTCTGATTTTGGTTCCTTATGGTtttggttctggttctggtttCCGGTTCCGTATGGTTGTatacaattttatttaattcctTATCCTTACCAAATTTAATACGAAtataacaatatatttaaaatttcaaataaaatgtaaaaaaaataaatacaaaataaagatcatatttcaattttattattGTTCTACAAAGTAGGAAGTAATAAATagataatataaattttatgaaaagtaCATTACATTATTGTCAAGTAAAAAAATACATTACACTATCAAATGGTTGTCATGTGTTGACTTTCTTGAGTTGGACAATCATCAATGTTGAAGATTCCATTTGAAGAAATattgcaaaaaatatttttttgcttgCTTGATTTGGAAGATGAGCTACTACCATCAAAACTTGTCATTTGATAgcaaataagcaaaaaaaaaaaaaaattgtaagtaATAATT
It includes:
- the LOC113739911 gene encoding dof zinc finger protein DOF5.6, with amino-acid sequence MGLTSLQVCMDSSDWLQGTIHEETGMDSSSPSGDMLTCSRPLIERRLRPQHDQALNCPRCDSTHTKFCYYNNYSLSQPRYFCKTCRRYWTKGGTLRNIPVGGGCRKNKKVSSKKSNDQHLHQQSGSNPQNFGSSSSSSATSPTMNPTDLHLAFPDQMQFQHLSNILGNANGFMENKYNLMLENPTPIDFMENKYEALVGNSSRNYDFMGNGDMGILGCEMSSPAGMISAPNFHNFCTAPFGNMSIDGNTPGTLMLPYEAHEDQNAMDVKPNAKLLSLEWHDQQGCSDHGGKDSYGYYNGVGSSWPGLMNGYGTPTTNPLV